A portion of the Pseudomonas sp. PSE14 genome contains these proteins:
- a CDS encoding LysR family transcriptional regulator: protein MNRNDLRKVDLNLLIVFETLMHERSVTRAAEKLFLGQPAISAALARLRSLFDDPLFVRTGRSMEPTARAQEIFGHLSPALDSISTALSRAADFDPATSKAVFRIGLSDDVEFGLLPPLLRRLRSEAPGITLVVRRANYLLMPQLLASGEISVGVSYTDELPANAKRKTLRRSTWKVLRADSIPGALTLDDYCARPHALVSYAGDLDGFVDQTLAEMDRKRQVVLAVPQFVGLAQLLAGTDIIATVPEYVAQALTASGGLRADEPPFPTRLADLSMVWRGAQDNDPAERWLRSRITMFVGDPDSL from the coding sequence ATGAATCGCAACGACCTTCGCAAGGTTGACCTCAACCTGTTGATCGTTTTCGAGACGTTGATGCACGAGCGCAGCGTGACCCGCGCGGCCGAGAAGCTGTTCCTCGGCCAGCCAGCGATCAGCGCGGCCCTGGCACGCCTGCGCAGTCTGTTCGACGACCCGCTGTTCGTCCGCACCGGACGCAGCATGGAGCCCACCGCGCGGGCCCAGGAAATCTTCGGCCACCTCTCCCCGGCGCTGGACTCCATTTCCACCGCCCTGAGCCGCGCCGCCGACTTCGATCCGGCCACCAGCAAGGCGGTGTTCCGCATCGGCCTGTCCGATGACGTGGAATTCGGCCTGCTGCCGCCGCTGCTGCGCCGCCTGCGCTCCGAAGCGCCGGGCATCACCCTGGTGGTGCGCCGCGCCAACTACCTGCTGATGCCGCAGCTGCTGGCCTCCGGGGAAATCTCCGTGGGCGTGAGCTACACCGATGAGCTGCCGGCCAACGCCAAGCGCAAGACCCTGCGCCGCAGCACCTGGAAGGTCCTGCGCGCCGACTCGATCCCCGGCGCCCTGACCCTCGACGATTACTGCGCGCGCCCGCACGCGCTGGTGTCCTATGCAGGCGACCTGGACGGCTTCGTCGACCAGACCCTGGCCGAGATGGACCGCAAGCGCCAGGTGGTGCTGGCGGTGCCGCAGTTCGTCGGTCTCGCCCAGCTGCTGGCCGGCACCGACATCATTGCCACCGTGCCCGAGTACGTGGCGCAGGCACTGACCGCCAGCGGCGGCCTGCGCGCCGACGAACCGCCCTTCCCCACCCGCCTGGCCGATCTGTCGATGGTCTGGCGCGGCGCCCAGGACAACGACCCGGCTGAACGCTGGCTGCGCTCGCGCATCACCATGTTCGTGGGCGACCCTGACAGCCTCTGA
- a CDS encoding nucleoside deaminase, producing the protein MQHEDFMREALQLARDNIDAGGRPFGAVLVKDGQVIARAANSIHLDCDPTAHAELLTIRRAASVLGTPRLEGCVIYASGHPCPMCLAAMHLCGVEAAYFAYSNDDGEPFGLSTARVYQQMTLPPQQQALPLRPLRPVGEEGLYVRWQAHGK; encoded by the coding sequence ATGCAACACGAAGACTTCATGCGCGAAGCCCTGCAACTGGCCCGTGACAATATCGACGCCGGCGGCCGCCCATTCGGCGCCGTGCTGGTCAAGGACGGCCAGGTGATCGCCCGCGCCGCCAATTCCATTCACCTGGACTGCGATCCGACCGCCCATGCCGAACTGCTGACCATCCGCCGCGCGGCTTCCGTACTTGGTACGCCGCGCCTGGAGGGCTGCGTGATCTACGCCAGCGGCCACCCGTGCCCGATGTGCCTGGCGGCCATGCACCTGTGCGGCGTCGAGGCGGCGTACTTCGCCTATTCGAACGACGACGGCGAGCCGTTCGGCCTGTCCACCGCCAGGGTCTACCAGCAGATGACCCTGCCGCCGCAGCAGCAGGCGCTGCCGCTGCGGCCATTGCGGCCGGTCGGGGAAGAGGGGCTCTACGTGCGCTGGCAGGCGCACGGCAAATGA
- a CDS encoding ankyrin repeat domain-containing protein: protein MDTPTVQTEDVHSRAAAEALLAAASAGRDEDVAALLGRGVPVDVTDSQGNTPLLLATAQDRVAVARLLIAAGADVNRKNRIHDSAYLLAGAAGRLEILKLTLANGADLRSTNRYGGTALIPACERGHVDVVDTLLRAGVDPDHVNKLGWTGLLEAILLSDGGPRHQAIVQRLINAGANLNLADNDGITPLQHARQRNQTTIARMLEAAGAH from the coding sequence ATGGACACGCCGACCGTTCAGACCGAGGACGTGCACAGCCGCGCGGCGGCAGAGGCCCTGCTGGCCGCCGCCAGCGCAGGGCGCGACGAGGACGTGGCCGCGTTGCTGGGGCGTGGCGTGCCGGTGGACGTCACCGACAGCCAGGGCAACACGCCGCTGCTCCTGGCCACCGCCCAGGACCGTGTCGCCGTCGCCCGCCTGCTGATCGCCGCCGGCGCCGACGTCAACCGGAAGAACCGCATCCACGACAGCGCTTACCTGCTGGCCGGGGCAGCGGGGCGCCTGGAGATTCTCAAGCTGACCCTGGCCAACGGGGCGGACCTGCGCAGCACCAACCGCTACGGCGGCACCGCGCTGATCCCGGCGTGCGAGCGCGGTCATGTCGACGTGGTGGACACCCTGCTGCGCGCAGGCGTCGACCCGGACCATGTGAACAAGCTCGGCTGGACCGGGCTGCTCGAAGCCATCCTGCTCAGCGATGGCGGCCCGCGACACCAGGCCATCGTGCAACGACTGATAAACGCCGGGGCGAACCTGAACCTGGCCGACAACGACGGCATCACGCCGCTGCAACACGCCCGCCAGCGCAACCAGACCACCATCGCCAGGATGCTGGAAGCCGCCGGCGCGCATTGA
- a CDS encoding efflux RND transporter permease subunit has product MNFSQFFIQRPIFAAVLSLIILIGGAISLFQLPISEYPEVVPPTVVVRANFPGANPKVIGETVAAPLEQAITGVENMLYMSSQSTADGKMTLTITFALGTNLDNAQVQVQNRVTRTEPKLPEEVTRIGITVDKASPDLTMVVHLTSPDNRYDMLYLSNYAILNIKDELARLDGVGDVQLFGMGDYSLRVWLDPNKVASRNLTASDVVQAIREQNRQVAAGSLGAPPAPSATSFQLSINTQGRLVNEEEFENIIIRSGPDGEITRLKDIARVELGSNQYALRSLLNNQPAVALPIFQRPGSNAIAISNEVREKMAELKKNFPQGVDYSIVYDPTIFVRGSIEAVVHTLFEALILVVLVVVLFLQTWRASIIPLAAVPVSLIGTFAVMHAFGFSLNALSLFGLVLAIGIVVDDAIVVVENVERNIGLGLTPIEATKRAMREVTGPIIATALVLCAVFVPTAFISGLTGQFYRQFALTIAISTVISAFNSLTLSPALAAVLLKGHHEPKDRFSVLLDTLLGSWLFRPFNRFFDRASHGYVGTVTRVLRGSSIALILYAGLIGLTYLGFSSTPTGFVPQQDKQYLVAFAQLPDAATLDRTEDVIKRMSDIAGKHPGIQSTVAFPGLSINGFTNSPNSGIVFTTLKDFDERKGPGMSANEIAAELNKQFADIQDAYIAIFPPPPVQGLGTIGGFRLQVEDRGNLGYEELYSQTQNILNKARALPELNPMSVFTSYQVNVPQVDAAIDREKAKTHGVAISDIFDTLQVYLGSLYTNDFNRFGRTYQVNVQADQKFRLEPEQIGQLKVRNNLGEMVPLATFIKISDTSGPDRVMHYNGFITAEINGAAAPGYSSGQAEAAIERLLKQELPNGMTYEWTDLTYQQILAGNTAVFVFPLCVLLAFLVLAALYESWGLPLAVILIVPMTLLSAITGVILSGGDNNIFTQIGLIVLVGLACKNAILIVEFAKDKQDEGMDRLSAVLEACRLRLRPILMTSIAFIMGVVPLVLSSGAGAEMRHAMGVAVFSGMLGVTFFGLLLTPVFYVLIRRVMEAREAKKQARATLNHEAHSV; this is encoded by the coding sequence ATGAACTTTTCGCAATTCTTCATCCAGCGGCCGATCTTCGCCGCCGTGCTTTCGCTGATCATCCTGATCGGCGGAGCCATCTCGCTGTTCCAGCTACCGATCAGCGAATACCCCGAAGTGGTGCCGCCCACCGTGGTGGTCCGCGCCAACTTCCCCGGCGCCAACCCCAAGGTGATCGGCGAGACCGTCGCCGCGCCCCTGGAACAGGCCATCACCGGCGTCGAGAACATGCTCTACATGTCCTCGCAGTCCACCGCCGACGGCAAGATGACCCTGACCATCACCTTCGCCCTGGGCACCAACCTGGACAACGCGCAGGTGCAGGTGCAGAACCGCGTGACCCGCACCGAGCCCAAGCTGCCGGAGGAAGTCACCCGCATCGGCATCACCGTCGACAAGGCCTCGCCCGACCTGACCATGGTCGTGCACCTGACCTCGCCGGATAACCGCTACGACATGCTCTACCTGTCCAACTACGCCATCCTCAACATCAAGGACGAGCTGGCGCGCCTGGACGGTGTGGGTGACGTGCAGCTGTTCGGCATGGGCGACTACTCCCTGCGCGTGTGGCTGGACCCGAACAAGGTGGCCTCGCGCAACCTCACCGCCAGCGACGTGGTGCAGGCCATCCGCGAACAGAACCGCCAGGTCGCCGCCGGCTCCCTCGGCGCGCCGCCCGCGCCCAGCGCCACCAGCTTCCAGTTGTCGATCAACACCCAGGGCCGCCTGGTCAACGAAGAAGAGTTCGAGAACATCATCATCCGCAGCGGCCCGGACGGCGAAATCACTCGCCTGAAGGACATCGCCCGCGTCGAGCTCGGTTCCAACCAGTACGCACTGCGCTCGCTGCTGAACAACCAGCCGGCCGTGGCCCTGCCGATCTTCCAGCGTCCCGGTTCCAACGCCATCGCCATCTCCAACGAGGTGCGCGAGAAGATGGCCGAGCTGAAGAAGAACTTCCCCCAGGGCGTGGACTACTCCATCGTCTATGACCCGACCATCTTCGTTCGCGGCTCCATCGAAGCGGTGGTGCACACCCTGTTCGAAGCCCTGATCCTGGTGGTGCTGGTGGTCGTGCTGTTCCTGCAGACCTGGCGCGCCTCGATCATCCCGCTGGCCGCCGTACCGGTGTCGCTGATCGGCACCTTCGCGGTGATGCACGCCTTCGGCTTCTCGCTCAACGCGCTGTCGCTGTTCGGCCTGGTGCTGGCCATCGGCATCGTGGTGGACGACGCCATCGTGGTGGTGGAGAACGTCGAGCGGAACATCGGGCTGGGGCTCACCCCCATCGAGGCGACCAAGCGCGCCATGCGCGAGGTGACCGGGCCGATCATCGCCACCGCCCTGGTGCTGTGCGCCGTGTTCGTGCCGACCGCCTTCATCTCCGGCCTCACCGGGCAGTTCTACCGGCAGTTCGCGCTGACCATCGCGATCTCCACGGTGATCTCCGCATTCAACTCGCTGACCCTGTCGCCGGCGCTGGCCGCCGTCCTGCTCAAGGGGCACCACGAGCCGAAGGACCGTTTCTCGGTCCTCCTCGACACGCTGCTGGGCAGCTGGCTGTTCCGTCCGTTCAACCGCTTCTTCGACCGCGCCAGCCACGGCTATGTCGGCACCGTCACCCGCGTGCTGCGCGGCAGCTCCATCGCGCTGATCCTCTATGCGGGGCTGATCGGCCTGACCTACCTGGGCTTCTCCAGCACGCCGACCGGCTTCGTGCCGCAACAGGACAAGCAGTACCTGGTGGCCTTCGCGCAACTGCCCGACGCCGCCACGCTGGACCGCACCGAGGACGTGATCAAGCGCATGTCCGACATCGCCGGCAAGCATCCGGGCATCCAGAGCACCGTGGCCTTCCCGGGCCTGTCGATCAACGGCTTCACCAACAGCCCCAACAGCGGCATCGTCTTCACCACCCTGAAGGACTTCGACGAGCGCAAGGGACCGGGCATGTCGGCCAACGAGATCGCCGCCGAGCTTAACAAGCAGTTCGCCGACATCCAGGACGCCTACATCGCCATCTTCCCGCCGCCGCCGGTACAGGGGCTGGGCACCATCGGCGGCTTCCGCCTGCAGGTGGAGGACCGTGGCAACCTGGGCTACGAGGAGCTCTACAGCCAGACCCAGAACATCCTCAACAAGGCCCGCGCGCTGCCGGAGCTCAACCCCATGTCGGTGTTCACCAGCTACCAGGTGAACGTGCCGCAGGTGGATGCCGCCATCGACCGCGAGAAGGCCAAGACCCACGGGGTTGCGATCAGCGACATCTTCGACACCCTGCAGGTCTACCTGGGCTCGCTGTACACCAACGACTTCAACCGCTTCGGCCGCACCTACCAGGTGAACGTCCAGGCGGACCAGAAGTTCCGCCTGGAGCCCGAGCAGATCGGTCAGCTGAAGGTGCGCAACAACCTGGGCGAGATGGTCCCGCTGGCCACCTTCATCAAGATCAGCGACACCTCCGGCCCCGACCGGGTGATGCACTACAACGGCTTCATCACCGCCGAGATCAACGGCGCCGCCGCACCGGGCTACAGCTCCGGCCAGGCGGAGGCGGCGATCGAGCGGCTGCTGAAGCAGGAACTGCCCAACGGCATGACCTACGAGTGGACCGACCTGACCTACCAGCAGATCCTCGCCGGTAATACCGCGGTGTTCGTCTTCCCGCTCTGCGTGCTGCTCGCCTTCCTGGTGCTGGCCGCGCTGTACGAGAGCTGGGGCCTGCCGCTGGCGGTGATCCTGATCGTGCCGATGACCCTGCTGTCGGCCATCACGGGGGTGATCCTGTCCGGTGGCGACAACAACATCTTCACCCAGATCGGCCTGATCGTACTGGTGGGCCTGGCGTGCAAGAACGCGATCCTGATCGTCGAGTTCGCCAAGGACAAGCAGGACGAAGGCATGGACCGCCTGAGCGCGGTACTGGAAGCCTGCCGCCTGCGTCTGCGCCCGATCCTGATGACCTCCATCGCCTTCATCATGGGCGTGGTGCCCCTGGTGCTGTCGTCCGGCGCCGGCGCCGAAATGCGCCATGCCATGGGTGTCGCAGTGTTCTCCGGGATGCTCGGCGTGACCTTCTTCGGCCTGCTGCTGACCCCGGTCTTCTATGTGCTGATCCGCCGCGTCATGGAAGCCCGTGAAGCGAAGAAACAAGCGCGTGCCACCCTGAACCACGAGGCGCATTCGGTATGA
- a CDS encoding GFA family protein — MLYHGSCHCGGIAFDVEGDIGEVTQCNCSICSRRGSLLWFVPRDKLRLTTPESAMSTYTFNTHRIKHHFCPTCGCAPLAFGAMPDGSPIAAVNVRCLPDVDVSGLKVREYDGKSV, encoded by the coding sequence ATGCTGTATCACGGAAGCTGCCACTGCGGCGGCATCGCCTTTGACGTCGAAGGCGATATCGGCGAAGTCACCCAGTGCAACTGTTCGATCTGCAGTCGGCGCGGTTCGCTGCTGTGGTTCGTGCCCCGGGACAAGCTGCGCCTGACCACGCCGGAAAGCGCCATGAGCACCTACACCTTCAACACCCACCGTATCAAGCATCATTTCTGCCCCACCTGCGGCTGCGCGCCGCTGGCGTTCGGAGCGATGCCCGACGGCAGCCCGATCGCGGCGGTCAACGTGCGTTGCCTGCCGGACGTGGATGTGAGTGGGCTGAAGGTTCGCGAGTACGATGGCAAGAGTGTGTAG
- a CDS encoding zinc-dependent alcohol dehydrogenase family protein, which yields MSRMIRFHQFGDASVLKIEEMPTPQPGPGEVLIRTQALGVSWRDVLWRQNLAPDQAKLPAGIGYELSGIVEAVGEGVDDLEPGTPVASFPANSPNLYPAWGDHVVLPRTSLTRYPEVLSPVEAAVHYTGLLYSYFALVELAQIKPGQRVLITEAGHCLAPQAVQLAKALGAQVIATTSHEDSRAFLKELGADKVIYTEEQDLVLEVERFTKGEGVEIVLDQCAGPQMKLLGDVAAQRGKLILYGINGGNDAAFPACAAFKKHLQFYRHCVLDFTGQPEIGLTRNDDAVQRALTAINQMTADQLLKPSIDRVFDFAQYRDANYYMETCPGGGRVVMKMPE from the coding sequence ATGTCCCGCATGATCCGTTTCCACCAGTTCGGTGACGCCTCGGTCCTGAAGATCGAGGAAATGCCGACCCCGCAACCGGGGCCGGGTGAAGTGCTGATCCGTACCCAGGCACTGGGCGTCAGTTGGCGCGATGTGCTCTGGCGGCAGAACCTCGCCCCGGATCAGGCCAAGCTGCCGGCGGGCATCGGTTATGAACTCTCCGGTATCGTCGAGGCCGTGGGCGAAGGGGTCGACGACCTCGAACCCGGCACCCCGGTGGCCAGCTTCCCGGCCAACTCGCCGAACCTCTACCCGGCCTGGGGCGACCACGTCGTCCTGCCGCGCACTTCGCTGACGCGCTATCCCGAGGTACTGAGCCCGGTCGAAGCCGCCGTGCACTACACCGGCCTGCTGTATTCCTACTTCGCGCTGGTGGAACTGGCGCAGATCAAGCCCGGCCAGCGCGTGCTGATCACCGAGGCTGGCCACTGCCTGGCTCCGCAGGCCGTGCAACTGGCCAAGGCGCTCGGCGCCCAGGTGATCGCCACCACCAGCCACGAGGACAGCCGTGCGTTCCTCAAGGAGCTGGGTGCGGACAAGGTCATCTACACCGAGGAGCAGGACCTGGTGCTGGAAGTCGAGCGCTTCACCAAGGGCGAGGGCGTGGAGATCGTCCTCGACCAGTGCGCCGGCCCGCAGATGAAGCTGCTGGGTGACGTGGCCGCGCAGCGCGGCAAGCTGATCCTGTACGGCATCAACGGCGGCAACGACGCGGCCTTCCCGGCCTGCGCGGCCTTCAAGAAGCACCTGCAGTTCTACCGTCACTGCGTGCTGGACTTCACCGGCCAGCCGGAGATCGGCCTGACCCGCAACGACGACGCCGTGCAGCGGGCGCTGACCGCGATCAACCAGATGACCGCTGACCAGCTGCTCAAGCCGAGCATCGACCGGGTGTTCGACTTCGCCCAGTACCGCGACGCCAACTACTACATGGAAACCTGCCCGGGCGGCGGCCGTGTGGTGATGAAGATGCCGGAGTGA
- a CDS encoding TolC family protein, which yields MNVKLFAPALLALALSACMVGPDYQKPDTAPAQLDSNAQAKDYDRTRYEDAWWKQFDDPVLSQLVDQALKENRELRVAYARVLASRAIRDDVANDRFPTVTSRASAQIGKGQVPGQTEDRVNQERYDLGLDMIWEVDLFGRVRRELESSDALSEATVADLQQLQVSLIAELADAYGQLRGAQLRESIARSNLENQRESRDLTIQLRDAGVGNELDVQRAEARLAATEASVPQLQAEEVRQQNRIATLLGQRPDTLSVDLSPKKLPAIAKALPIGDPGELLRRRPDIAAAERRLASATADVGVATADLFPKVSLGGFLGFTAGRGSQIGSSAANAWGVAPSITWAAFDLGSVRARLRASKADADAALATYEQQVLLALEESSNAFSDYGKRQQRLVSLVRQSEASRNAAQQAGQQYREGTVDFLNLLDAEREQLAAEDAQALAEVDVYRGIVAIYKALGGGWQPSA from the coding sequence ATGAACGTGAAACTCTTCGCCCCCGCCCTGCTCGCGCTGGCCTTAAGCGCCTGCATGGTCGGCCCCGACTACCAGAAGCCGGACACCGCGCCGGCTCAACTGGACAGCAACGCCCAGGCCAAGGACTACGACCGTACGCGTTACGAAGACGCCTGGTGGAAGCAGTTCGACGACCCGGTGCTGAGCCAGCTGGTGGACCAGGCCCTGAAGGAAAACCGCGAGCTGCGCGTGGCCTATGCCCGCGTGCTGGCCTCGCGGGCGATCCGCGACGACGTTGCCAACGACCGCTTCCCCACCGTCACCAGCCGCGCCTCCGCGCAGATCGGCAAGGGCCAGGTGCCGGGGCAGACCGAGGACCGGGTCAACCAGGAGCGTTACGACCTGGGCCTGGACATGATCTGGGAAGTCGACCTGTTCGGCCGCGTGCGCCGCGAGCTGGAATCCAGCGATGCCCTGAGCGAAGCCACGGTGGCCGACCTGCAGCAACTGCAGGTCAGCCTGATCGCCGAGCTGGCCGATGCCTACGGGCAACTGCGCGGCGCGCAGCTGCGCGAAAGCATCGCCCGGAGCAACCTGGAGAACCAGCGCGAATCCCGCGACCTGACCATCCAGCTGCGTGATGCCGGCGTGGGCAATGAACTGGACGTGCAGCGCGCCGAAGCGCGCCTGGCCGCCACCGAAGCCAGCGTGCCGCAATTGCAGGCCGAGGAAGTCCGGCAGCAGAACCGCATCGCCACCCTCCTCGGCCAACGTCCGGACACCCTCTCCGTGGACCTGTCGCCGAAGAAACTGCCGGCCATCGCCAAGGCCCTGCCGATCGGCGATCCGGGCGAGCTCCTGCGTCGCCGCCCGGACATCGCCGCCGCCGAACGCCGCCTGGCCTCCGCCACCGCGGACGTGGGCGTGGCCACCGCCGACCTGTTCCCGAAAGTCAGCCTTGGCGGCTTCCTCGGGTTCACCGCCGGCCGTGGCTCACAGATCGGCTCGTCTGCCGCCAATGCCTGGGGCGTCGCCCCGAGCATCACCTGGGCAGCCTTCGACCTGGGCAGCGTGCGGGCTCGCCTGCGGGCCTCCAAGGCCGACGCCGACGCGGCCCTGGCGACCTACGAGCAGCAGGTCCTGCTGGCACTGGAAGAGTCGTCCAACGCTTTCAGCGACTACGGCAAGCGCCAGCAGCGCCTGGTCTCCCTGGTGCGCCAGTCCGAGGCCAGCCGCAACGCGGCGCAGCAGGCCGGCCAGCAGTACCGCGAAGGCACCGTGGACTTCCTCAACCTGCTGGACGCCGAACGCGAGCAACTGGCCGCCGAGGACGCCCAGGCGTTGGCGGAAGTGGACGTCTATCGCGGCATCGTCGCCATCTACAAGGCCTTGGGCGGCGGCTGGCAGCCCTCGGCCTGA
- the mexE gene encoding multidrug efflux RND transporter periplasmic adaptor subunit MexE yields the protein MERNLKTLRIPLALAAALVLSACGKGQDAAQNMPAPKVSVAEVIEQSINEWDEFTGRLEAPESVELRPRVSGYIDRVAFREGALVKKGDLLFQIDPRPFEAEVHRLEAQLQQARANQTRTVNEAARGERLRATNAISAELADARSAAATEAKAVVAATQAELDNARLNLSFTQVTAPIDGRVSRAEVTAGNLVNSGQTLLTTLVSTDKVYAYFDADERVYLKYMDLARKGGPDARGSSPVYLGLTGEDGFPHEGKLDFLDNQVNPKTGTIRGRAVFDNDGNQFTPGLYARIKLVGSGTYPAALIKDDAVGTDLGKKFVLVIDKDSKVQYRSIELGPKLEGLRIVRNGLAKGDRIVVNGLQRVRPGAQVDAQSVEMASQATLATLARQRQALAQSEAPKVAEKSARPSAPRG from the coding sequence ATGGAGCGAAATCTCAAAACCTTGCGTATTCCGTTGGCGCTCGCCGCCGCGCTGGTGCTCAGCGCATGCGGTAAAGGCCAGGATGCGGCGCAGAACATGCCCGCGCCCAAGGTCAGCGTGGCGGAAGTCATCGAACAGTCGATCAACGAATGGGACGAGTTCACCGGCCGCCTGGAGGCTCCGGAATCCGTCGAACTGCGTCCGCGCGTCTCCGGCTACATCGACCGCGTGGCCTTCCGCGAAGGCGCGCTGGTGAAGAAAGGCGACCTGCTGTTCCAGATCGACCCGCGCCCGTTCGAGGCCGAGGTCCATCGCCTGGAAGCGCAGCTGCAACAGGCCCGTGCCAACCAGACCCGCACCGTCAACGAAGCCGCCCGTGGCGAGCGCCTGCGCGCCACCAACGCCATTTCCGCGGAGCTGGCCGACGCCCGCAGCGCCGCCGCCACCGAGGCCAAGGCCGTGGTCGCGGCGACTCAGGCGGAACTGGACAACGCCCGCCTGAACCTGTCGTTCACCCAGGTCACCGCGCCCATCGACGGCCGCGTCTCCCGCGCCGAAGTGACCGCCGGCAACCTGGTGAACAGCGGCCAGACCCTGCTTACCACCCTGGTCTCCACCGACAAGGTCTACGCCTACTTCGACGCCGACGAGCGCGTCTACCTGAAGTACATGGACCTGGCCCGCAAGGGTGGCCCCGACGCCCGTGGCAGCAGCCCGGTGTACCTGGGCCTGACCGGCGAGGACGGCTTCCCCCACGAAGGCAAGCTGGACTTCCTGGACAACCAGGTGAACCCCAAGACCGGCACCATCCGTGGCCGCGCCGTGTTCGACAACGACGGCAACCAGTTCACCCCCGGCCTGTACGCCCGCATCAAGCTGGTCGGCAGCGGCACCTACCCCGCCGCGCTGATCAAGGACGACGCGGTCGGCACCGACCTTGGCAAGAAGTTCGTGCTGGTGATCGACAAGGACAGCAAGGTGCAGTACCGCAGCATCGAACTGGGCCCGAAGCTGGAAGGCCTGCGCATCGTCCGCAACGGCCTGGCCAAGGGCGACCGCATCGTGGTCAACGGCCTGCAGCGGGTCCGCCCCGGCGCCCAGGTCGACGCGCAGAGTGTCGAGATGGCCAGCCAGGCCACCCTCGCCACCCTCGCCCGCCAGCGCCAGGCCCTGGCCCAGAGCGAAGCGCCGAAGGTCGCCGAGAAATCCGCCAGGCCGAGCGCCCCGCGCGGCTGA
- a CDS encoding CynX/NimT family MFS transporter, with translation MSRSIAVPAAETARASWIGLLVIVALGINLRPILTSIGPLLTDIRDATGLGFQGASMLTVLPVLCMGLFALALPWVGPRLGESRGVVAGLLAIGAACFWRLLLDSGMALIASAVLAGTGVAIIQAFVPGVIKRWFPHKVPSAMGLYSASLMAGGGSAAVLAPVVSEHFHRWQDGLGAWLLLAIVGLLLWAVARPRETPLATPPRQAVQHYFGSRRAWLLALYFGVINGGYTSMVAWLPVYYRQLGWSAQASGGLIGLMTIFQVIAALTIPLLSRGSSDRRGWLSLCLLIQLAGFVGLIASPLHLSGLWVALIGYGLGSCFALSLTLTLDHLSDPGAAGRLAAFVQGIGFIVTGIIPYVTGALRDSTGTFQASWILLAVSVVAMLGVTLRFSPKGYARAMGR, from the coding sequence ATGAGTCGCAGCATCGCCGTGCCGGCGGCAGAAACGGCCCGCGCCAGCTGGATCGGCCTGCTGGTGATCGTCGCGTTGGGCATCAACCTGCGACCGATCCTCACTTCCATCGGCCCCTTGCTCACCGACATCCGTGACGCCACCGGCCTGGGCTTCCAGGGCGCCTCGATGCTCACCGTGTTGCCGGTGCTGTGCATGGGCCTGTTCGCCCTGGCCTTGCCCTGGGTCGGCCCGCGCCTGGGGGAAAGCCGTGGCGTGGTCGCCGGCCTGCTGGCCATTGGCGCCGCCTGCTTCTGGCGCCTGCTGCTGGACAGCGGCATGGCCCTGATTGCCAGTGCCGTACTGGCCGGCACCGGGGTGGCGATCATCCAGGCGTTCGTGCCGGGGGTGATCAAGCGCTGGTTCCCGCACAAGGTGCCCTCGGCCATGGGACTGTATTCGGCCTCCCTGATGGCCGGTGGCGGCAGTGCCGCGGTGCTGGCGCCGGTGGTGTCGGAGCATTTCCACCGCTGGCAGGACGGTCTCGGCGCCTGGCTGCTGCTGGCGATCGTCGGGCTGCTGCTGTGGGCGGTCGCCCGCCCACGCGAGACGCCGCTGGCCACGCCGCCACGGCAGGCGGTGCAGCACTATTTCGGCAGCCGCCGTGCCTGGTTGCTGGCGCTGTACTTCGGGGTGATCAACGGCGGCTACACCAGCATGGTCGCCTGGCTGCCGGTGTATTACCGTCAACTGGGCTGGAGCGCCCAGGCCAGCGGCGGGCTGATCGGCCTGATGACCATCTTCCAGGTGATCGCCGCGCTGACCATTCCGCTGCTGAGCCGTGGTTCGTCGGATCGTCGCGGCTGGCTGAGCCTGTGCCTGCTGATCCAGCTCGCCGGCTTCGTCGGGCTGATCGCATCGCCCCTGCACCTCTCCGGCCTCTGGGTGGCGCTGATCGGCTACGGCCTGGGCTCCTGCTTCGCCTTGAGCCTGACGCTGACCCTGGATCACCTGTCCGACCCGGGCGCGGCGGGGCGCCTGGCGGCTTTCGTGCAGGGCATCGGCTTCATCGTCACCGGGATCATTCCCTACGTGACGGGCGCGCTGCGCGACAGCACCGGCACCTTCCAGGCATCCTGGATACTGCTGGCGGTGTCGGTGGTGGCGATGCTGGGGGTGACGCTGCGCTTCTCGCCGAAGGGCTATGCGCGGGCGATGGGCCGGTAG